A single window of Caldimicrobium thiodismutans DNA harbors:
- a CDS encoding type II secretion system F family protein → MPLFTYTALTREGTLTKGEGEYQSPEELYYALQREGLTLVNYSVKRTIFPKFFSGRVKRKELAEFLHHLAFLLRSGVPLITSLEDLEKETKNPKLKREINKIRIAITRGETFRSAVEKTKLFPPVVISLIQIGEESGTLDRTLEEASKHLYRVDEIISQTKRALIYPAFVLFAMSGALAFWIFFVLPKLLGTFKEMGVKLPLPTIILMKVVNFFLAIKFYLPLFLIISIITILFLYRHPKTQIPFERLLLKIPIFGRVRRLNFLAFFFEHFALLLSAGIDLLRLLKLMYESFHRLYHKKIVKNIEESILAGENIASALKKEKIFRPLDIRMISVGEATGRLEEQMKMLANFYYQEVQNIVDTLTKILEPVVLAIAGIIFLIIIIALVGPIYELISQIGKTS, encoded by the coding sequence ATGCCCCTTTTCACATACACAGCCCTTACAAGAGAGGGCACCCTTACTAAAGGAGAAGGCGAATACCAGAGCCCAGAAGAGCTCTACTATGCCCTTCAAAGAGAAGGGCTGACTCTGGTTAACTACTCGGTAAAAAGAACTATCTTTCCAAAGTTTTTCTCCGGGCGAGTTAAAAGAAAGGAACTTGCTGAGTTCTTACATCATCTTGCCTTTTTATTAAGAAGTGGTGTTCCCCTGATTACTTCCCTTGAAGACCTTGAAAAAGAAACTAAAAATCCAAAACTCAAAAGAGAAATCAATAAAATAAGGATTGCTATTACAAGAGGAGAAACCTTTAGAAGTGCTGTTGAAAAAACCAAGCTTTTCCCTCCAGTGGTTATATCTCTCATTCAAATAGGAGAAGAATCAGGAACCCTTGATAGAACCTTAGAGGAAGCCTCAAAACATCTTTATCGCGTTGATGAAATAATTTCCCAGACCAAAAGGGCCCTAATTTATCCAGCTTTTGTATTATTTGCCATGTCAGGAGCCCTTGCCTTCTGGATCTTTTTTGTGCTTCCCAAACTTCTTGGGACCTTTAAAGAAATGGGAGTTAAACTTCCCCTTCCTACTATCATTTTGATGAAAGTAGTAAATTTCTTTTTAGCCATAAAATTTTACCTTCCCCTTTTTCTTATCATATCCATAATAACAATTCTTTTCTTATATCGCCATCCTAAAACACAGATTCCCTTTGAAAGGCTTTTACTTAAAATCCCCATTTTTGGAAGAGTTAGAAGACTTAATTTTCTCGCCTTCTTTTTTGAACACTTTGCTCTGTTACTTTCAGCGGGAATTGATCTTCTGAGACTTTTAAAACTTATGTATGAATCCTTTCACAGGCTGTATCACAAAAAAATTGTTAAAAATATTGAAGAGTCTATTTTAGCAGGTGAAAATATTGCAAGCGCTCTTAAAAAAGAAAAAATTTTTAGACCCCTTGATATAAGAATGATTTCAGTTGGAGAAGCAACAGGAAGACTTGAAGAACAGATGAAAATGCTTGCTAACTTTTATTATCAGGAGGTTCAGAATATTGTAGATACCCTTACCAAAATTCTTGAGCCTGTTGTCCTTGCCATTGCAGGTATTATCTTCCTTATTATTATCATAGCTCTTGTTGGACCTATTTATGAACTTATCTCTCAGATTGGAAAAACCTCTTAA
- a CDS encoding GspE/PulE family protein: MQRKPLGEILKERGLITDDYIKFALLEQKATGEKLGEVLVRVGMVTDLEIARALSEQAVFPFLDIDILTPEPKALESIPFNFAKNNLVLPFSFENGTLKVAISDPFNQHLMNAIQRVAGRNVSFFVTGAQSLAKAIEKFYYFKEHSIEEDLKNLTERLKTNPTMDFDVEDLLNKLLILGIQRRATDLHLIPTQRSLQIFYRVDGILDPAIVFPHTVFRRLINVIKIRSQLDIAETRRPQDGRMSFTFLESKYDLRIATAPTSFGETVVIRYLPTGAQVQNLEYLGFDPEEIKLIDEIIAQPYGMFLITGPTGSGKSTTLFAALRRINLLEKNVLTAEDPVEYLLPLARQTQVSEEIGYTFARAIRAFLRLDPDVILVGEVRDEETATMAVRAALTGHLFLSTLHTNDAISSIFRLKDMGIKADLLSSALKGVIAQRLIRKICPACKEPYKPPKEVLEYYKLPEDREYYRGKGCFQCGGKGYLGRTVVCEIFFVDEELSKLIGEDPPLSVIYERARQKGFKNLREDAKEKVLAGITTPEEIKRVVG; this comes from the coding sequence ATGCAAAGAAAACCCCTTGGTGAAATTTTAAAGGAGAGAGGTCTTATAACTGATGATTATATTAAATTTGCTCTTCTTGAGCAGAAGGCAACAGGGGAAAAGCTGGGTGAAGTCCTTGTAAGAGTGGGAATGGTCACAGATCTTGAGATTGCAAGGGCACTTTCTGAACAGGCGGTTTTTCCTTTTCTTGATATAGATATCCTTACTCCTGAGCCAAAAGCCCTTGAGAGTATTCCTTTTAATTTTGCTAAAAATAATCTTGTGCTCCCCTTTTCCTTTGAAAATGGAACTTTAAAAGTTGCTATTTCCGATCCCTTTAACCAGCATCTAATGAATGCTATTCAGAGGGTTGCAGGAAGAAATGTTTCCTTCTTTGTAACTGGAGCTCAAAGTCTTGCCAAGGCTATTGAGAAATTTTACTACTTTAAAGAGCATTCTATAGAAGAAGATTTAAAGAATCTCACAGAGAGATTGAAAACCAATCCAACCATGGATTTTGATGTTGAGGACTTATTAAATAAATTATTAATTCTGGGGATTCAGAGAAGGGCAACCGATCTTCACCTTATACCTACCCAGCGCAGTCTTCAAATTTTTTACAGAGTAGATGGGATACTTGATCCAGCTATAGTTTTTCCCCATACTGTTTTCAGAAGACTTATCAATGTCATTAAAATTAGATCCCAATTAGATATTGCAGAAACAAGAAGGCCTCAAGATGGAAGAATGAGCTTCACCTTTCTTGAGAGCAAATATGACTTAAGAATAGCCACAGCCCCGACCTCCTTTGGAGAAACGGTGGTAATAAGATATCTTCCAACAGGGGCCCAGGTGCAAAATCTGGAATATCTCGGTTTTGACCCTGAAGAAATAAAGCTTATTGATGAAATTATTGCCCAACCTTATGGTATGTTTCTTATTACAGGACCAACAGGTTCTGGGAAATCAACCACACTCTTTGCAGCCTTGAGACGAATAAATCTCCTTGAAAAAAATGTTTTAACAGCAGAAGATCCAGTAGAATATCTCCTTCCCCTTGCCAGGCAAACGCAAGTTAGTGAAGAAATTGGTTATACCTTTGCAAGGGCAATTAGAGCCTTTTTAAGACTTGACCCTGATGTGATACTGGTAGGTGAGGTAAGAGATGAAGAAACTGCCACCATGGCGGTAAGAGCAGCTCTAACAGGCCATCTCTTCCTTTCAACCCTTCACACCAATGATGCTATTTCCTCGATATTCAGGCTTAAAGATATGGGGATTAAGGCAGATCTTCTGTCTTCAGCTTTAAAGGGAGTTATTGCCCAGAGATTGATAAGAAAAATCTGCCCTGCCTGCAAAGAGCCCTATAAACCACCTAAGGAAGTTCTTGAATATTACAAGCTTCCTGAAGATAGAGAATATTACCGTGGAAAGGGTTGCTTTCAGTGTGGAGGTAAGGGATATCTTGGAAGAACAGTGGTCTGTGAAATCTTCTTTGTGGATGAAGAGCTTTCTAAATTAATTGGGGAGGATCCTCCTTTATCTGTCATTTATGAAAGGGCAAGACAGAAGGGTTTTAAAAATTTAAGGGAAGATGCTAAAGAAAAGGTTCTTGCTGGAATAACCACTCCTGAAGAAATAAAGAGAGTAGTAGGATAG
- a CDS encoding tetratricopeptide repeat protein, with protein MGKLAEFLREIKKEKKPSPFKEKEKVSKRRFFFLILFAILFSGSFLGGFYLVKMFSLLKAKDKKPFQNPPEYVYEVKRSPQGEIPPTQNNATQPKGSLEVTDKEVKKSALPKDSTPGNKTLSKNKDKIKRDKETLSMLKKKREPEKLEEKIETLTPQGAPILKEKGLLENLLFNAEEERKKGNYMSAIKFYEEYLKHRTDPDALNNLGGLYYLTGNFDGAKIAFEKALKLKHDPFYELNYLMVLLKKGEREKACRELRLKTFPPGLQDKVKTLEEMCK; from the coding sequence ATGGGAAAACTTGCTGAATTTTTAAGAGAGATAAAAAAAGAAAAGAAGCCCTCTCCTTTTAAAGAAAAAGAAAAAGTTTCAAAACGCAGATTCTTTTTTTTGATTCTCTTTGCGATTTTATTTTCAGGTTCTTTTTTGGGGGGATTCTATCTGGTAAAAATGTTTAGTTTATTAAAGGCTAAAGATAAAAAGCCTTTTCAGAATCCTCCAGAATATGTATATGAAGTCAAAAGATCACCTCAAGGAGAGATTCCCCCTACACAAAATAATGCTACCCAACCTAAAGGGAGTTTAGAAGTTACTGACAAGGAGGTTAAAAAATCTGCTCTTCCAAAAGATTCAACCCCTGGAAATAAAACCCTTTCAAAAAATAAAGATAAAATAAAAAGGGACAAAGAGACTCTCTCTATGTTAAAGAAAAAAAGGGAACCTGAAAAACTTGAGGAAAAAATAGAAACTCTTACTCCTCAAGGGGCACCTATTCTTAAAGAAAAAGGGCTACTTGAAAACCTGCTTTTTAATGCCGAGGAGGAGAGAAAAAAGGGGAATTATATGTCTGCTATAAAATTTTATGAAGAATATCTTAAACACAGGACAGACCCTGATGCACTCAATAATCTTGGGGGACTTTATTACTTAACTGGAAATTTTGATGGGGCAAAAATTGCCTTTGAAAAAGCACTTAAATTAAAACATGACCCCTTTTATGAGCTCAATTACCTTATGGTTCTTTTAAAAAAGGGAGAAAGGGAAAAAGCCTGCAGAGAACTTCGTCTCAAGACATTTCCTCCGGGCTTACAGGATAAAGTTAAAACTTTAGAAGAAATGTGTAAGTAG
- a CDS encoding ExeA family protein — MHENLYSYLSFFNLREPPFSLVPDPSLFFPARAHLESIEVLTFALNQGSLISVLTGDPGFGKTQVVLTLLSKLSKDINPLYIYNPALKPEEFFQALFKEMGLFTENSFFTKDEVLKKLKVFFKESEKPKKYLLIIDEAQLLPDETLEELRLITNLNEGKEINLQILLSGQPGLSEKLKKPEHAPLRQRISVWEVLKPLEKEELFPYLWFRIKQVSETPEIILEKKLEKPLYKWTRGVPRLINKLMDRTLFIAYAKRDKTIRKKYLKEARKTFQNELLEV; from the coding sequence ATGCATGAAAATCTCTATTCCTATCTTTCCTTTTTTAATCTCAGGGAGCCTCCCTTTTCCTTAGTTCCAGATCCATCCTTATTTTTTCCAGCAAGGGCTCATCTTGAATCCATTGAAGTTCTCACCTTTGCCTTAAACCAGGGAAGCTTAATCTCTGTTTTGACGGGTGATCCGGGCTTTGGAAAAACTCAGGTAGTTTTAACCCTTCTTTCAAAACTAAGCAAAGATATCAACCCCCTTTACATTTACAACCCAGCCCTGAAACCCGAGGAGTTTTTTCAAGCCCTTTTTAAGGAAATGGGGCTTTTCACTGAAAACTCCTTTTTTACCAAGGATGAGGTGTTAAAAAAATTAAAGGTCTTTTTTAAAGAATCTGAAAAACCAAAAAAATATCTTCTCATCATTGATGAAGCCCAGCTTCTTCCTGATGAAACCCTTGAAGAATTAAGGCTCATTACCAATTTAAATGAGGGAAAGGAAATTAATCTTCAGATACTTCTTTCAGGACAGCCTGGCTTATCAGAAAAGCTTAAAAAACCAGAACATGCACCCTTAAGACAGAGAATCTCTGTATGGGAGGTTTTAAAGCCCCTTGAAAAGGAAGAACTTTTCCCCTATCTCTGGTTCAGGATTAAGCAAGTTTCTGAAACTCCAGAGATTATCCTTGAGAAAAAGCTTGAAAAACCTCTCTACAAGTGGACCAGGGGAGTTCCAAGATTAATCAATAAACTTATGGATAGAACCCTTTTCATTGCCTATGCTAAAAGAGATAAAACTATTCGCAAAAAATACCTAAAAGAAGCCAGAAAAACCTTTCAGAATGAACTCTTAGAGGTCTGA
- a CDS encoding prepilin-type N-terminal cleavage/methylation domain-containing protein: protein MKERAKGFTLVELAIVLVIIGIILGAVLKGQELIANARAKRVQNDLRGLEAIIWTYYDRRGNLPGDTNNDGIIDDPTNATAELVAQGLLPNGTNGIRHAFGGNFTIGNFTTNNATFNAITIDNIPSFAAQMIDTSIDGSANGLAGRFRRADNTTADWPTTDPNSIVTARYFFDKQP, encoded by the coding sequence ATGAAAGAAAGGGCTAAAGGATTTACTTTAGTTGAGCTGGCTATAGTGCTTGTTATCATTGGAATCATTTTAGGGGCAGTGCTTAAGGGTCAAGAGCTTATTGCTAATGCAAGAGCCAAAAGAGTTCAAAATGATTTGAGAGGGCTTGAGGCTATAATTTGGACTTATTATGACCGTAGAGGAAATTTACCAGGTGATACAAATAATGATGGAATTATTGATGATCCAACTAATGCTACAGCAGAACTTGTAGCTCAAGGATTGCTTCCCAATGGAACAAATGGAATCAGACATGCCTTTGGTGGTAACTTTACTATTGGAAACTTTACTACTAATAACGCTACTTTTAATGCAATCACCATAGATAATATTCCTTCCTTTGCAGCTCAAATGATTGATACTTCCATTGATGGCTCAGCAAATGGTTTAGCAGGAAGATTCCGTAGAGCGGATAATACCACAGCTGATTGGCCAACAACAGACCCAAATAGTATAGTAACTGCCAGATACTTTTTTGATAAACAACCATAA
- a CDS encoding putative Ig domain-containing protein → MRKRVFGFTLVEIAIILVILGFLIGLGAALIGPLTKRMKINETRETLDAITEAIISYAAGNKCLSGNLTTMGVRKTMDAWNKDIHYIPAKEVVNGNYTLNNNIYQGNCTFYEKDICGRKGTSLKLRICNDATCTAPTVYENIAFVIVSGGPNYNLQTFYNDTEVIIYAPGTPNVDGYPFDLSRPEEFDDIVKWVTLDELRVKMGCPGAQLRIITSELPVAYQNRDYNATVYAQGGVPYASGGNYKWNYTLPSGFNGSPASGNQGGNLTISASPVNICPGTYQVTVTVSDNDTNQDTRVFNISIQPDPVRVSPYTAVYYATKNVSYNNSIPLSISGGKPSYTVSCPPTSCNGLNVSSCDTSSVTITGTPTETGTCNFSITIRDSCGQFTTATYSVVIQDVSSGGGGGGGGGGGGGAPSCTLTASSNPIDYNTRATLNWTIINGPATYNFNPTSGNCTSGTGSTGGTCQTNPLTRNTLFTLVVSNAFGSNTCYYKVCVRPTSGSTYEVWNESGRTIEARLPDGTCREVDNNREITTQAQELGPGQAILIYPSAGPVDCTGTLLYIITYDEAVCADGDDKDLKVNFTGSGLADR, encoded by the coding sequence ATGAGGAAAAGGGTTTTTGGGTTTACCCTTGTAGAGATAGCTATCATTCTTGTTATTCTTGGTTTTCTCATAGGTCTTGGTGCAGCCCTAATCGGGCCTTTAACCAAGCGAATGAAAATCAATGAGACCCGTGAAACCCTCGATGCCATAACCGAGGCAATTATCAGTTATGCAGCGGGAAATAAATGTCTCAGTGGTAATCTTACTACTATGGGAGTTAGGAAAACCATGGATGCCTGGAATAAGGATATACACTACATTCCAGCTAAAGAGGTTGTTAACGGAAATTATACGCTTAACAATAATATTTATCAAGGTAATTGCACATTTTATGAAAAAGATATTTGCGGAAGAAAGGGAACCTCTCTTAAACTTAGGATATGTAATGATGCGACTTGTACAGCTCCCACGGTTTATGAAAATATTGCTTTTGTCATTGTAAGTGGAGGTCCGAATTATAATCTTCAGACTTTTTATAATGATACTGAAGTCATAATTTATGCTCCGGGAACGCCCAATGTAGATGGTTATCCTTTTGATTTAAGTAGGCCTGAGGAATTTGATGATATTGTTAAGTGGGTGACCCTTGATGAATTGAGGGTCAAAATGGGTTGCCCAGGTGCCCAGTTAAGAATCATTACCTCAGAGCTTCCTGTAGCCTATCAAAATAGAGATTATAATGCTACCGTTTACGCACAAGGTGGAGTTCCTTACGCAAGTGGTGGAAATTATAAATGGAATTACACTTTACCTTCCGGATTTAATGGCAGTCCGGCTTCTGGCAATCAAGGAGGCAACTTAACTATATCAGCAAGTCCTGTTAATATATGTCCAGGAACCTATCAAGTTACTGTAACAGTAAGTGATAACGATACTAACCAAGACACAAGAGTATTTAATATATCTATCCAACCTGACCCTGTAAGAGTAAGCCCCTATACAGCTGTTTACTACGCTACAAAAAATGTCAGTTATAACAACAGTATTCCATTAAGTATAAGTGGAGGAAAACCTTCTTATACTGTTAGTTGCCCTCCGACGAGTTGTAATGGTCTTAATGTATCATCTTGTGATACTTCTTCTGTAACCATAACCGGAACACCCACTGAAACTGGAACTTGTAATTTTTCTATCACAATTAGAGATTCTTGTGGACAATTTACCACAGCTACTTACTCTGTTGTAATTCAAGATGTTTCATCTGGCGGAGGTGGTGGAGGTGGTGGAGGAGGAGGTGGTGGAGCACCAAGTTGCACCTTAACAGCCTCTTCAAATCCTATAGATTATAATACAAGAGCAACACTTAACTGGACCATAATCAATGGGCCTGCTACTTATAATTTTAATCCGACAAGTGGAAATTGCACCAGTGGCACAGGTTCAACTGGAGGAACCTGTCAAACAAATCCTTTAACTCGCAATACTCTGTTTACTTTAGTAGTTTCCAATGCATTTGGAAGTAATACTTGTTACTATAAAGTTTGTGTGAGACCTACGAGCGGCTCAACTTACGAAGTATGGAATGAGAGTGGCAGAACCATTGAAGCAAGGCTTCCAGATGGCACATGTAGGGAAGTCGATAACAATCGAGAAATCACAACCCAAGCGCAGGAGCTTGGCCCTGGACAGGCTATTTTGATTTATCCTTCAGCTGGACCTGTAGATTGCACTGGAACTCTTCTCTATATTATAACATACGATGAAGCAGTTTGTGCAGATGGTGATGATAAAGATTTAAAGGTCAATTTTACAGGTTCTGGCTTAGCAGATAGGTAA